Proteins from one Lachnospiraceae bacterium KGMB03038 genomic window:
- a CDS encoding fructose-1,6-bisphosphatase, whose translation MRDLEERYLKRLSELYPTIAKASTEIINLQAILNLPKGTEHFLTDIHGEYEAFSHVLKNGSGSVKRKIEDVFGNTVSSRDKQALATLIYYPREKMERIRKTEENLEDWYKITLYRLIEVCKSAASKYTRSKVRKALPEEFSYVIEELITEKPELTDKESYYSSIISTIIRLGRAEKCITAFSRVIQRLTVDHLHILGDIYDRGPGPHIIMDKLMDYHSVDIQWGNHDVLWMGAAAGQRACIANVIRICARYGNLDILEDGYGINLLPLAAFAMDTYRDDPCACFALKSPPAHGEGERAMDMRMHKAISIIQFKAEGQASRRNPQFHLEHRDLLHKIDYQNGTIELDGKIYELLDKNFPTIDPKDPYQLSNEEEEIMERLEQAFRNCGKLQDHMRFLLNKGSLYKVYNKNLLYHGCVPLMEDGQLKEANIFGEKRKGAGLYRILEEYVRKGFYAEAADQRQRGRDMMWYIWQGQDSPLFGKDKMATFERYFLKDKETHIEKKNPYYRYLEDPRVIDGILKEFGLEGEESHIINGHVPVRLKDGESPVKCDGKVLVIDGGFSKAYQKETGIAGYTLIYNSYGLILAAHEPFESTENAIEKESDIHSDSIVVKKVMRRKKVGDTDIGTELKAQIKDLEELVKAYRSGRLTEKI comes from the coding sequence ATGAGAGATCTGGAAGAACGTTATCTAAAGAGACTTTCCGAACTTTATCCTACCATCGCAAAGGCATCGACAGAAATCATCAATCTGCAGGCGATCTTAAACCTGCCTAAAGGAACAGAGCATTTTTTGACTGATATTCATGGGGAATATGAGGCTTTTTCTCATGTTTTAAAGAATGGCTCCGGTTCCGTAAAGCGGAAGATTGAAGATGTTTTTGGAAATACTGTGAGTAGCAGGGACAAACAGGCCCTTGCTACTCTTATTTATTATCCAAGAGAGAAGATGGAACGGATTCGGAAAACAGAAGAAAACCTGGAGGATTGGTACAAGATCACATTATACCGTTTGATCGAAGTATGTAAAAGCGCCGCCAGCAAGTATACCCGCTCAAAAGTGCGCAAGGCCCTGCCGGAAGAATTCTCTTATGTGATCGAGGAGCTGATCACGGAGAAGCCGGAGCTTACAGATAAGGAGTCCTATTACAGTTCCATTATCAGCACGATCATCCGTCTGGGAAGAGCGGAAAAGTGTATTACTGCGTTCAGCAGGGTGATCCAGCGGCTGACGGTAGATCATCTTCACATTCTGGGCGACATCTATGACCGGGGACCTGGACCGCATATTATCATGGATAAGCTGATGGACTATCACAGCGTGGACATTCAGTGGGGCAATCATGATGTGCTCTGGATGGGAGCCGCGGCGGGGCAGAGAGCCTGTATTGCCAATGTAATACGAATCTGTGCCAGATATGGGAACCTGGATATTTTGGAAGATGGATATGGGATCAATCTTCTCCCGCTTGCGGCGTTTGCAATGGATACTTACAGAGACGATCCATGCGCCTGTTTCGCCCTGAAAAGCCCGCCGGCACATGGAGAAGGAGAGCGGGCCATGGATATGCGGATGCACAAAGCCATCTCCATCATCCAGTTTAAAGCGGAAGGCCAGGCAAGCCGGAGGAATCCGCAGTTCCATCTGGAACACCGGGATCTGCTGCACAAGATCGATTACCAGAATGGCACGATAGAGCTGGATGGAAAAATCTACGAACTGTTGGACAAGAACTTTCCTACCATAGATCCCAAGGACCCCTATCAGCTTTCCAATGAAGAAGAAGAGATCATGGAACGGTTGGAACAGGCGTTTCGCAACTGCGGGAAACTGCAGGATCATATGCGGTTCCTGCTGAATAAAGGGAGTCTCTACAAAGTATATAATAAGAACCTTCTGTATCACGGATGTGTACCCCTTATGGAAGACGGCCAGCTGAAGGAGGCCAATATATTTGGGGAAAAAAGAAAAGGGGCGGGGCTGTACCGGATCTTGGAAGAATATGTGCGGAAAGGTTTTTACGCGGAAGCTGCGGACCAGCGGCAGCGGGGACGGGACATGATGTGGTATATCTGGCAGGGACAGGATTCTCCTTTGTTTGGCAAAGACAAGATGGCTACATTTGAGCGGTATTTTCTGAAAGACAAAGAGACCCATATAGAGAAGAAGAATCCTTATTACCGGTATCTGGAAGATCCGCGGGTAATAGATGGGATCTTAAAAGAATTCGGGTTGGAAGGAGAAGAATCCCATATTATCAACGGACATGTGCCGGTACGGCTGAAAGATGGGGAAAGTCCGGTGAAATGTGATGGGAAAGTACTGGTCATCGACGGCGGATTTTCCAAAGCATATCAGAAGGAAACCGGGATCGCGGGATATACGCTGATCTATAATTCTTATGGTCTGATCTTGGCGGCCCATGAGCCATTTGAATCAACTGAAAACGCGATAGAGAAAGAGAGTGATATCCATTCAGACAGCATAGTGGTCAAAAAAGTCATGCGCCGCAAAAAGGTGGGCGATACGGATATCGGAACAGAACTAAAAGCTCAGATCAAAGATTTGGAAGAACTTGTAAAAGCTTATCGGAGCGGACGGTTGACAGAGAAAATATAA
- the iorA gene encoding indolepyruvate ferredoxin oxidoreductase subunit alpha, which produces MARELLMGNEAIGLGAVHAGISLAAGYPGTPSTEILETVANYNKEKRIHVEWSVNEKAALEVAAGASYAGARTLVTMKQVGLNVASDPVMSLAYIGVEGGMVIVAADDPGPISSQTEQDTRRFGAFSKLPVFDPVSPEEAYEMVEEAFRYSEAYHTPVILRPTTRVCHGCASIEVKEESWKSAPRGFVKDAGRWVIFPRLSYQNHKKIEARNEELSRQFSKCRFNHIEGGIKGADGVPRKGIAAGGVSYAYVKESLPEEVPLLKIGTPHPFPEELVVEFLKGLSEVLVLEELDPIIEKELLCIAGKYHLPVTIKGKLTHDTQNAGGNSVESVKADLAAFLPEYPELAETEESAGKETEQPALPIRPPVLCAGCPHRASFYAVKRAVKGRKAVYSGDIGCYTLGNAKPLDMVDTCLCMGADVTIAQGLHIIEPDAVNFAFIGDSTFFASGITGVVNAVYNQTDIVLIILDNSTTAMTGHQPHPGTGRTMMGEIVEKISIRKILEGIGAAKIVEADPLDLEAAENAVKQVLDVRGVRAVIFRSPCIAVTKPKKQYQVEEETCTFCRQCIREIGCPAISAEDGKAHIEPSLCFGCGLCTQICHFNAIKEVGAHE; this is translated from the coding sequence ATGGCAAGAGAATTACTGATGGGAAATGAGGCCATCGGTCTGGGGGCTGTCCACGCGGGCATCAGCCTGGCGGCGGGGTATCCGGGGACGCCTTCCACAGAAATCCTGGAGACGGTGGCAAACTATAATAAGGAGAAGCGCATCCATGTAGAATGGTCTGTCAATGAGAAGGCGGCTCTTGAGGTGGCGGCGGGAGCATCCTATGCGGGAGCCAGAACACTTGTGACCATGAAGCAGGTGGGACTTAATGTGGCAAGCGATCCGGTGATGAGTCTGGCTTATATTGGAGTGGAAGGCGGAATGGTGATCGTCGCGGCGGATGATCCGGGACCGATTTCTTCCCAGACAGAGCAGGATACAAGAAGGTTTGGGGCGTTTTCTAAGCTTCCGGTCTTTGACCCCGTTTCTCCAGAGGAAGCGTATGAAATGGTAGAAGAAGCGTTCCGGTATTCAGAAGCATACCATACACCGGTAATCCTGCGTCCTACCACGCGAGTCTGTCATGGCTGCGCTTCTATTGAAGTAAAAGAAGAATCTTGGAAGTCCGCGCCAAGAGGATTTGTCAAAGACGCCGGGCGTTGGGTGATCTTTCCCAGACTTTCTTATCAAAACCATAAGAAGATAGAGGCAAGAAATGAAGAGCTTTCCCGCCAGTTTTCTAAATGTCGTTTCAATCATATAGAAGGCGGCATAAAAGGCGCAGACGGTGTGCCGCGAAAGGGCATCGCCGCGGGAGGCGTTTCCTATGCCTATGTGAAAGAGTCTCTGCCGGAAGAGGTGCCTCTTCTGAAGATTGGCACGCCCCATCCATTTCCGGAAGAGCTGGTGGTTGAATTCCTAAAAGGGCTGTCGGAAGTGTTGGTCCTGGAAGAATTAGATCCTATAATTGAAAAAGAATTGCTTTGTATCGCCGGAAAGTATCATCTTCCGGTTACGATCAAAGGGAAGCTGACCCATGATACCCAGAATGCGGGCGGGAACAGTGTGGAGAGCGTGAAAGCGGATTTGGCTGCTTTTCTGCCGGAATATCCGGAACTTGCGGAAACTGAAGAAAGTGCCGGAAAGGAGACGGAACAGCCCGCGCTTCCGATCCGTCCTCCGGTATTGTGCGCGGGCTGTCCCCACAGGGCGTCCTTCTATGCGGTAAAACGGGCGGTAAAAGGGAGAAAAGCGGTTTACAGCGGGGATATCGGATGTTATACGCTGGGGAACGCTAAACCTTTGGATATGGTAGATACCTGTCTTTGTATGGGAGCGGACGTTACCATTGCCCAGGGCCTGCATATCATAGAACCAGATGCGGTAAACTTTGCATTCATTGGAGATTCTACGTTTTTCGCGTCTGGAATTACGGGAGTGGTAAACGCGGTTTATAATCAGACGGATATTGTACTGATCATTCTGGACAATTCCACGACGGCTATGACCGGCCACCAGCCCCATCCGGGAACGGGCAGGACTATGATGGGAGAGATCGTGGAGAAGATCAGTATCCGGAAGATTCTGGAAGGCATTGGCGCGGCCAAGATCGTGGAGGCGGATCCGCTGGATCTGGAAGCGGCGGAGAACGCGGTCAAGCAGGTGCTGGATGTGCGGGGAGTCCGTGCGGTGATCTTTCGGTCTCCCTGCATCGCGGTAACAAAACCCAAGAAGCAGTATCAGGTGGAGGAAGAGACATGTACCTTCTGCCGTCAATGCATTCGGGAGATCGGGTGCCCGGCGATCTCAGCAGAAGACGGGAAAGCCCATATCGAGCCGTCCCTGTGCTTTGGCTGCGGGCTGTGTACTCAGATCTGCCATTTTAACGCCATAAAGGAGGTGGGGGCACATGAATAA
- a CDS encoding pyruvate ferredoxin oxidoreductase, whose translation MNKNCLLCGVGGQGVILASKLIAYAAMEKGLQVRTTETIGMSQRGGSVVSHVRMGEAVHSPMIPKGKADILLAFEPAEAVRNLVYLREGGVVVVNRKAVKSAASTLSQDGYQGPEMLEFLSRQNLRLYVADGEALCAQAGSPKVLNVALLGAAAASKALDLTPGDLETQIRRKVKPSYVDMNLKALALGAKVEKEGRPSR comes from the coding sequence ATGAATAAGAATTGTCTGCTGTGCGGCGTGGGGGGGCAGGGAGTGATCCTGGCCTCAAAGCTGATCGCCTATGCGGCTATGGAGAAAGGACTTCAGGTGCGGACCACGGAGACCATCGGAATGTCTCAGAGAGGAGGAAGCGTGGTCAGCCACGTGCGTATGGGCGAGGCGGTCCACTCACCTATGATCCCCAAAGGAAAAGCAGATATACTTCTGGCTTTTGAGCCTGCGGAAGCAGTGCGGAACCTGGTTTATCTGAGGGAAGGCGGCGTAGTGGTCGTGAACCGGAAGGCTGTGAAATCAGCGGCTTCCACTCTGAGCCAGGACGGATATCAGGGACCGGAGATGCTGGAATTCTTAAGCAGACAGAATCTCCGCCTATATGTGGCAGACGGAGAAGCGCTGTGCGCTCAGGCAGGATCTCCGAAGGTGCTCAACGTCGCTCTTCTTGGGGCGGCCGCGGCCAGCAAAGCTTTGGATCTGACGCCGGGGGATCTTGAGACGCAGATCCGGAGAAAAGTAAAACCGTCTTATGTGGATATGAACTTGAAGGCCCTGGCCCTTGGCGCCAAGGTGGAAAAGGAAGGGAGGCCCAGCCGATGA
- a CDS encoding phenylacetate--CoA ligase, whose protein sequence is MKMTELQFRLIKANLKVLTSKPCFYKEKFKDIDMDSIQSQEDFEKLPFTWKGDLREAYPLGLQAEPDEEIVRIHSSSGTTGTPVIIPYTQKDVDDWAKMFARCYEMAGITALDRIQITPGYGLWTAGIGFQLGAEHLGAMTIPMGPGNTDKQLRMMQDLKATVLCATSSYALLLAEEIAKRNLTDKIYLKKGVIGSERWGEKMRKRIAAELGVQLYDIYGLTEVYGPGIAMSCDYECGMHYWDDYVYFEIVDPKTGENVPDGEIGELVITTLRKQGAPLIRYRTHDLTRFIPGDCPCGSRFPRIDTLIGRTDDMVKVKGVNIFPSQIEEMLKGVEEASSEYQFMLDHMNGKDVCTLFVEINKGADPKAAARVIQQEFKSKIGIMTNVKPVAIGDLPRSEKKSTRIFDNRY, encoded by the coding sequence ATGAAAATGACAGAATTACAGTTTCGACTGATCAAAGCAAATTTGAAGGTACTGACATCGAAGCCTTGCTTTTATAAAGAAAAATTCAAAGACATTGATATGGATTCTATCCAGAGTCAGGAAGATTTTGAGAAACTGCCGTTTACCTGGAAAGGAGATCTCAGAGAAGCGTACCCGCTGGGGCTCCAGGCAGAGCCGGACGAAGAGATCGTGCGGATCCATTCGTCTTCCGGGACTACGGGAACTCCGGTGATCATCCCTTATACGCAGAAAGATGTGGACGACTGGGCGAAAATGTTTGCCCGCTGTTATGAGATGGCCGGGATCACGGCTCTGGACCGGATCCAGATCACGCCGGGGTATGGACTGTGGACTGCCGGGATCGGATTCCAGCTTGGCGCGGAACATCTGGGGGCGATGACAATCCCAATGGGGCCGGGGAATACGGATAAACAGCTTCGGATGATGCAGGACCTGAAGGCGACAGTGCTTTGCGCTACTTCTTCTTACGCCCTTCTTCTTGCGGAAGAGATCGCAAAGCGGAACCTGACGGATAAAATCTATCTGAAAAAAGGCGTGATCGGTTCGGAACGCTGGGGCGAGAAGATGAGAAAAAGAATCGCCGCGGAGCTTGGCGTCCAGCTTTATGATATTTATGGACTGACGGAAGTGTACGGCCCAGGCATCGCCATGAGCTGCGATTATGAATGCGGCATGCATTACTGGGACGACTATGTATACTTTGAGATCGTAGATCCTAAGACCGGGGAAAATGTGCCGGATGGAGAGATCGGAGAATTGGTGATCACTACGCTGCGCAAGCAGGGAGCGCCGCTGATCCGTTACCGTACCCATGACCTGACCAGATTTATTCCGGGAGACTGTCCATGCGGGTCCAGATTCCCCAGGATCGATACGCTGATCGGACGGACCGACGACATGGTGAAAGTCAAAGGCGTGAATATCTTCCCAAGCCAGATCGAAGAGATGTTAAAAGGAGTGGAAGAGGCGTCCAGTGAGTATCAGTTCATGCTGGATCATATGAACGGCAAGGATGTGTGCACACTGTTTGTAGAGATCAACAAAGGAGCAGACCCAAAGGCGGCCGCCAGAGTGATCCAGCAGGAATTTAAGAGCAAGATCGGGATCATGACCAACGTAAAACCAGTGGCCATCGGGGATCTGCCCCGCAGCGAGAAGAAATCCACACGCATCTTTGATAACCGGTACTAG
- the hisA gene encoding phosphoribosylformimino-5-aminoimidazole carboxamide ribotide isomerase, translating to MRFRPCIDIHNGKVKQIVGGSLTDEGNQAQENFATEQGAEYYAKLYQKDGLLGGHVILLNPASSEYYPETKRQALNALKAYPGGLQIGGGITAENAGEYLSAGASHVIVTSYIFQNGQIYWENLEKLKQSVGKKHIVVDVSCRKKDGAYYIVTDRWQKFTEVKLEESILDKISQCCDEFLVHGVDVEGKAAGVDEELAALLGNWSAVPVTYAGGIGSMEDLERFFQITGGRLDFTVGSALDLFGGNLPYDRVKGYRGSSGEC from the coding sequence ATGAGATTTCGCCCGTGTATTGATATCCACAATGGAAAAGTAAAGCAGATCGTAGGCGGCAGCCTTACGGACGAAGGGAACCAGGCCCAGGAGAATTTTGCCACAGAGCAGGGAGCGGAGTATTACGCAAAGCTTTATCAGAAAGACGGTCTCTTAGGCGGCCACGTGATCCTTTTAAATCCGGCGTCTTCTGAGTATTATCCAGAAACAAAGCGCCAGGCCCTGAATGCCCTCAAGGCTTATCCCGGAGGTCTGCAGATCGGCGGAGGGATCACCGCGGAAAACGCCGGGGAATACCTAAGCGCCGGGGCCAGCCATGTGATCGTGACTTCGTATATTTTCCAGAATGGTCAGATCTATTGGGAGAATTTGGAAAAGCTAAAACAGTCTGTTGGAAAAAAACATATTGTGGTGGACGTAAGCTGCCGGAAAAAGGACGGAGCTTACTATATCGTAACGGACCGCTGGCAGAAATTTACAGAAGTAAAATTGGAAGAAAGCATTTTGGATAAGATCAGCCAATGTTGTGATGAGTTCCTGGTCCATGGAGTAGACGTGGAGGGGAAGGCGGCTGGCGTGGATGAAGAACTGGCCGCTCTCCTTGGAAACTGGTCCGCGGTTCCGGTGACCTATGCCGGAGGTATCGGCAGTATGGAGGACTTGGAACGTTTCTTTCAGATCACGGGAGGAAGACTGGACTTTACCGTGGGAAGCGCCCTGGATCTCTTTGGAGGGAACCTGCCTTATGATCGGGTGAAAGGATATCGGGGAAGTTCTGGAGAGTGTTAG
- a CDS encoding helix-turn-helix transcriptional regulator: MKNQFGTALRAQMEKLGLKESQLAEALGYDATYISKWVSGSKLPSSRNAQQIIQKVSDFFTEQSEKQEDSFFDELKRAYDKDSSYLNFQAYSSGQLAMINDSKQLCQMVKDVLLRTGGSDRREISIMAAFDLFGLFGSEFRYLIRELHDTGVRKVELRLALDPELLSQEEWGRFYTGNILHTIDSLEYVEMSVVALEPGAPQILVIDGLFCAQILWKKDSHFMAVYSLETDMTERFAQIVTQVLENGEKLLDPAKPESLKRTNAQIETYSDQRQWLFFNEPPSILFPDEIMDSLIKRAESKDYMDHLIKMKNIFSKWTCRSQIDLVLYASRLGQYLSDGRISVGNVEQKLTKDQVDSHLRHLAKIMEANPQLRVWLIRDTVQLGEEFRWCPSIFIDTHLLYLETAKNASIDNFHISMDPRMREAFKRFFENMLKQSFCSRITGEELFAVSIERKIE, encoded by the coding sequence ATGAAAAACCAGTTTGGGACAGCGCTTCGGGCACAGATGGAAAAACTGGGGTTAAAAGAAAGCCAACTGGCGGAGGCTCTTGGGTATGATGCCACATATATTAGTAAATGGGTCAGTGGGAGCAAGCTGCCTTCTTCCCGCAATGCACAACAGATCATACAAAAGGTTTCTGATTTTTTTACAGAACAGTCGGAAAAGCAAGAGGATTCCTTTTTTGATGAGTTGAAAAGGGCCTATGACAAGGATAGCAGCTATCTGAATTTTCAGGCGTACAGCAGCGGCCAATTGGCAATGATCAATGACTCCAAGCAATTGTGCCAAATGGTGAAAGATGTGCTGCTGCGGACAGGAGGCAGTGACAGGCGGGAGATTTCTATTATGGCAGCCTTTGATCTCTTTGGGTTGTTTGGCAGTGAATTCAGGTATCTGATCCGGGAACTTCATGATACGGGTGTGAGAAAAGTGGAGTTAAGACTGGCGCTGGATCCAGAATTATTAAGCCAGGAGGAATGGGGCCGTTTTTATACGGGGAATATCCTGCATACGATTGATTCACTAGAATATGTAGAAATGTCGGTTGTGGCTTTGGAACCGGGCGCGCCTCAGATCTTGGTCATTGACGGTCTGTTCTGCGCGCAGATATTATGGAAAAAAGACAGTCATTTTATGGCGGTTTATTCATTGGAAACCGATATGACAGAACGGTTTGCGCAGATTGTCACACAGGTTTTAGAAAATGGGGAGAAGCTGCTGGATCCGGCGAAGCCGGAGAGTTTAAAGCGGACGAATGCGCAGATAGAGACATATTCGGATCAAAGGCAGTGGCTGTTTTTCAATGAACCGCCGTCTATACTTTTCCCGGATGAGATCATGGATTCTTTGATCAAACGCGCAGAGTCAAAAGATTATATGGATCACTTGATAAAAATGAAGAACATTTTTTCTAAATGGACTTGCAGATCTCAGATTGACCTGGTGCTGTATGCTTCAAGACTTGGCCAGTATCTGTCTGATGGACGTATCAGCGTGGGGAATGTAGAACAGAAGCTGACAAAAGACCAGGTGGACAGTCATTTGCGGCATTTGGCTAAGATTATGGAAGCAAATCCGCAATTGCGTGTCTGGCTGATTCGGGATACGGTGCAATTAGGAGAAGAATTCCGATGGTGTCCCTCAATTTTTATCGATACACATTTGCTGTATCTTGAGACTGCCAAAAATGCATCCATTGATAATTTTCACATTTCTATGGACCCCAGAATGAGGGAGGCTTTTAAGCGGTTTTTTGAGAATATGCTGAAACAGTCTTTTTGCAGCAGAATAACTGGGGAAGAACTTTTTGCGGTATCTATAGAAAGGAAAATAGAATAA
- a CDS encoding pyridoxal phosphate-dependent aminotransferase, which translates to MYALIRNWWWRLRREKCGMDIKINDFIKSQDKTMYIDDDPSQASSLSIDCGEGINIMQIPPCWMSAIENLDLEYIRTYPHTPGLKEEIVHYWKECAAIDEENIFFIEGSMDGIRIACRVFLERGDLVLGNIPTFNAAEGEIKLSGAKYDGILLEEKQNYAFDCGRFLEKLNGGYKMVFLDNPNNPTGQVIPLEQIRKIVDKAAEYGIGVIVDEAYGDYMSKENSAANLLDRFENVAVLRTFSKGFGLAGMRIGYMITSGGQLSRAVSKVTDGYKVGILSRLLAVKALRDTDFLKRVNEEAGKLKKVFLEETWENLSISATGKNVPIMLLSHKETNVDLAGCLAEYGIKAISGMEFDGIGKNSVRFRVPPQKDLEEVLRALKEIDKR; encoded by the coding sequence ATGTATGCTTTAATTAGGAACTGGTGGTGGAGGTTGAGAAGGGAGAAATGCGGAATGGATATAAAGATAAATGATTTTATTAAATCTCAGGATAAGACAATGTATATTGATGATGACCCTTCACAAGCATCATCTCTGTCGATTGACTGCGGCGAAGGGATTAATATTATGCAGATTCCCCCTTGCTGGATGTCAGCGATTGAAAATCTGGACCTGGAATACATCCGGACCTATCCTCATACGCCGGGATTAAAAGAAGAAATCGTCCATTATTGGAAGGAGTGCGCAGCGATAGATGAGGAGAATATCTTTTTCATAGAAGGTTCTATGGATGGAATCCGTATCGCGTGTCGCGTGTTCCTGGAAAGAGGAGATCTGGTACTTGGAAATATTCCCACTTTTAACGCGGCGGAAGGCGAGATTAAGCTAAGCGGCGCAAAATACGATGGGATACTGCTGGAAGAGAAACAGAATTATGCGTTTGACTGCGGCAGATTTTTGGAGAAACTAAATGGTGGATATAAGATGGTATTTCTTGATAATCCCAACAATCCTACGGGACAGGTCATTCCATTGGAACAAATCCGGAAGATTGTAGATAAGGCGGCGGAATATGGGATAGGTGTCATTGTCGATGAAGCATATGGAGATTATATGTCTAAGGAGAATTCTGCGGCCAACCTGCTGGATCGATTTGAGAATGTGGCTGTCCTGCGCACCTTTTCTAAAGGATTTGGACTGGCAGGAATGAGAATCGGCTATATGATCACAAGCGGCGGACAGTTGAGCCGGGCAGTTTCAAAAGTGACGGATGGATATAAAGTGGGAATATTGTCCCGCCTGTTGGCAGTCAAAGCGCTGAGAGACACAGACTTTCTGAAGAGGGTAAATGAAGAGGCTGGAAAATTGAAAAAGGTTTTCCTTGAGGAAACCTGGGAGAATCTGAGTATTTCTGCAACAGGGAAAAACGTGCCGATCATGTTGTTGAGTCACAAAGAAACGAATGTGGATCTGGCCGGCTGTCTTGCGGAATATGGGATCAAAGCGATCTCTGGGATGGAATTTGACGGAATAGGGAAGAATAGTGTTAGATTCCGGGTGCCGCCGCAAAAAGATTTAGAAGAAGTGCTGAGGGCATTGAAAGAGATAGACAAACGCTAG
- a CDS encoding DUF3784 domain-containing protein has protein sequence MKLSDMSNGPDWIIWAAAALFALISIILLSGRGSGLIAGYNTASKEEKAKYNAKKLCRVYGGGMAVITILLLVMGVLEDQLPAWFAYIAVGIIVLDVLVLMILGNTVCKKR, from the coding sequence ATGAAATTATCGGATATGTCTAACGGTCCCGACTGGATCATATGGGCGGCGGCAGCTTTATTTGCCCTTATCTCCATCATCCTGCTGTCTGGACGCGGAAGCGGGCTGATCGCGGGATACAATACGGCTTCAAAGGAAGAGAAGGCAAAGTATAACGCGAAAAAGCTATGCAGGGTATATGGAGGCGGAATGGCGGTCATTACCATTCTTCTCTTGGTCATGGGAGTGTTAGAAGACCAGCTGCCTGCCTGGTTTGCCTACATAGCGGTGGGGATCATTGTTCTTGACGTTTTGGTGCTGATGATCCTTGGGAATACGGTTTGTAAAAAGCGGTAG